In Oncorhynchus gorbuscha isolate QuinsamMale2020 ecotype Even-year linkage group LG02, OgorEven_v1.0, whole genome shotgun sequence, a single genomic region encodes these proteins:
- the LOC124015489 gene encoding UDP-glucuronosyltransferase 2C1-like isoform X2, whose protein sequence is MYSRSPWGHLSFLSLVSFLLLLPAPSCHGGKVLVFPVDGSHWINMKVLIEELHARGHTITVVRPSTSWYITEESPLYTSITIKEKDNLYSYIETFLQNQLKAQREGISLLKFFQLTKEFLSMIEEAHILGCELLARIFDDKELMKSLQEAQYDMMLTDPNLAGGLLMAHYLKLPVVLNARWITSGEGHFAIAPSPLSYIPITGSGFTDKMTFVQRVQNMLHYSIIMYQQRFVVGPIYDAICAKYFEGGCDIISLIQEADIWLMRSDFVFDFPRPTMPNVVYMGGFQCKPAQPLPPDLEEFVQSAGEHGVIVMSLGTLVNALPVDITDQIASVFAKLPQKVIWRHRGKRPSTLGNNTLLVDWMPQKDLLGHPQTRAFVAHGGTNGVQEAIYHGTPVLGIPLFFDQYDNLLRLQERGAAKILELAMFNGPSFQQALNQVLTHAPYRENMQRLSRLHRDQPIKPMDKALFWLEFVMRHKGASHLRTSANRMPWYSYHSVDVLLLLLAAGGGVLLFTGLLIRILWRTCRKNRNKTKQH, encoded by the exons ATGTATTCCCGCTCTCCTTGGGGACACCTCTCGTTTCTAAGTCTGGtgtcatttctccttctccttcctgcACCGTCCTGCCATGGAGGAAAAGTCCTGGTCTTTCCTGTCGATGGAAGCCACTGGATCAACATGAAG GTACTGATCGAGGAGCTTCATGCCAGAGGCCACACCATCACGGTGGTCAGACCCTCCACCAGCTGGTACATCACTGAGGAGTCACCTCTATACACCTCCATCACCATCAAGGAGAAAGATAACTTATACAGCTACATCGAAACCTTCCTACAGAATCAACTGAAG GCTCAGAGAGAGGGGATATCTTTGCTGAAGTTCTTCCAACTAACCAAGGAGTTCCTCAGTATGATAGAAGAAGCCCACATCCTGGGCTGCGAGTTGCTGGCTCGCATATTCGACGACAAGGAGCTGATGAAGAGTCTCCAGGAGGCTCAGTATGACATGATGCTCACCGACCCTAACCTCGCTGGAGGGCTGCTGATGGCCCACTACCTCAAACTGCCTGTGGTGCTCAACGCCCGTTGGATCACCAGTGGGGAGGGACATTTTGCCAtcgccccctctcccctgtcctacaTCCCGATCACAGGGTCTGGATTCACTGACAAGATGACCTTCGTCCAACGGGTCCAAAACATGCTGCACTACAGCATCATCATGTATCAGCAGAGGTTCGTAGTTGGGCCGATTTATGACGCAATTTGCGCCAAGTACTTCGAAGGGGGCTGTGACATCATCTCCTTGATCCAGGAAGCTGACATCTGGCTGATGAGGTCTGACTTTGTGTTTGACTTCCCCCGTCCCACCATGCCCAACGTCGTCTACATGGGGGGTTTCCAGTGCAAGCCGGCCCAGCCCCTGCCTCCAGACCTGGAGGAGTTTGTCCAGAGTGCCGGGGAGCATGGGGTGATCGTCATGTCTCTGGGGACTCTTGTCAATGCACTTCCTGTTGATATCACAGACCAGATCGCCAGCGTGTTCGCCAAGCTGCCTCAGAAG GTGATCTGGAGGCACCGGGGCAAGAGGCCCTCCACTCTGGGCAACAACACTCTTCTGGTGGACTGGATGCCCCAGAAAGACCTCCTGGGTCACCCCCAAACCAGAGCTTTTGTGGCCCACGGAGGAACCAATGGTGTCCAGGAGGCCATCTACCACGGCACCCCAGTGCTGGGGATACCCCTGTTCTTTGACCAGTATGACAATCTTCTGCGTCTGCAGGAGAGAGGCGCTGCCAAGATCCTGGAGCTGGCCATGTTCAACGGACCCAGTTTCCAGCAGGCTCTGAACCAGGTGCTCACCCACGCCCCCTACAGGGAGAACATGCAGAGGCTGTCCCGCCTGCACAGGGACCAGCCCATCAAGCCCATGGACAAGGCCCTCTTCTGGTTGGAGTTTGTGATGCGACACAAGGGGGCGTCTCACCTCCGTACGTCGGCCAACAGGATGCCCTGGTACTCTTACCACTCTGTGGacgtgctgctactgctgctggctGCTGGGGGAGGAGTCTTGCTCTTTACTGGGCTCCTGATCAGGATCCTCTGGAGAACCTGCCGGAAGAACAGGAACAAAACCAAACAACACTGA
- the LOC124015489 gene encoding UDP-glucuronosyltransferase 2C1-like isoform X1 → MLQFAVPCRALLVLHGLYSTDTMYSRSPWGHLSFLSLVSFLLLLPAPSCHGGKVLVFPVDGSHWINMKVLIEELHARGHTITVVRPSTSWYITEESPLYTSITIKEKDNLYSYIETFLQNQLKAQREGISLLKFFQLTKEFLSMIEEAHILGCELLARIFDDKELMKSLQEAQYDMMLTDPNLAGGLLMAHYLKLPVVLNARWITSGEGHFAIAPSPLSYIPITGSGFTDKMTFVQRVQNMLHYSIIMYQQRFVVGPIYDAICAKYFEGGCDIISLIQEADIWLMRSDFVFDFPRPTMPNVVYMGGFQCKPAQPLPPDLEEFVQSAGEHGVIVMSLGTLVNALPVDITDQIASVFAKLPQKVIWRHRGKRPSTLGNNTLLVDWMPQKDLLGHPQTRAFVAHGGTNGVQEAIYHGTPVLGIPLFFDQYDNLLRLQERGAAKILELAMFNGPSFQQALNQVLTHAPYRENMQRLSRLHRDQPIKPMDKALFWLEFVMRHKGASHLRTSANRMPWYSYHSVDVLLLLLAAGGGVLLFTGLLIRILWRTCRKNRNKTKQH, encoded by the exons ATGTTGCAGTTTGCAGTCCCCTGCAGAGCGTTGTTAGTGCTGCATGGACTCTATAGCACCG ACACAATGTATTCCCGCTCTCCTTGGGGACACCTCTCGTTTCTAAGTCTGGtgtcatttctccttctccttcctgcACCGTCCTGCCATGGAGGAAAAGTCCTGGTCTTTCCTGTCGATGGAAGCCACTGGATCAACATGAAG GTACTGATCGAGGAGCTTCATGCCAGAGGCCACACCATCACGGTGGTCAGACCCTCCACCAGCTGGTACATCACTGAGGAGTCACCTCTATACACCTCCATCACCATCAAGGAGAAAGATAACTTATACAGCTACATCGAAACCTTCCTACAGAATCAACTGAAG GCTCAGAGAGAGGGGATATCTTTGCTGAAGTTCTTCCAACTAACCAAGGAGTTCCTCAGTATGATAGAAGAAGCCCACATCCTGGGCTGCGAGTTGCTGGCTCGCATATTCGACGACAAGGAGCTGATGAAGAGTCTCCAGGAGGCTCAGTATGACATGATGCTCACCGACCCTAACCTCGCTGGAGGGCTGCTGATGGCCCACTACCTCAAACTGCCTGTGGTGCTCAACGCCCGTTGGATCACCAGTGGGGAGGGACATTTTGCCAtcgccccctctcccctgtcctacaTCCCGATCACAGGGTCTGGATTCACTGACAAGATGACCTTCGTCCAACGGGTCCAAAACATGCTGCACTACAGCATCATCATGTATCAGCAGAGGTTCGTAGTTGGGCCGATTTATGACGCAATTTGCGCCAAGTACTTCGAAGGGGGCTGTGACATCATCTCCTTGATCCAGGAAGCTGACATCTGGCTGATGAGGTCTGACTTTGTGTTTGACTTCCCCCGTCCCACCATGCCCAACGTCGTCTACATGGGGGGTTTCCAGTGCAAGCCGGCCCAGCCCCTGCCTCCAGACCTGGAGGAGTTTGTCCAGAGTGCCGGGGAGCATGGGGTGATCGTCATGTCTCTGGGGACTCTTGTCAATGCACTTCCTGTTGATATCACAGACCAGATCGCCAGCGTGTTCGCCAAGCTGCCTCAGAAG GTGATCTGGAGGCACCGGGGCAAGAGGCCCTCCACTCTGGGCAACAACACTCTTCTGGTGGACTGGATGCCCCAGAAAGACCTCCTGGGTCACCCCCAAACCAGAGCTTTTGTGGCCCACGGAGGAACCAATGGTGTCCAGGAGGCCATCTACCACGGCACCCCAGTGCTGGGGATACCCCTGTTCTTTGACCAGTATGACAATCTTCTGCGTCTGCAGGAGAGAGGCGCTGCCAAGATCCTGGAGCTGGCCATGTTCAACGGACCCAGTTTCCAGCAGGCTCTGAACCAGGTGCTCACCCACGCCCCCTACAGGGAGAACATGCAGAGGCTGTCCCGCCTGCACAGGGACCAGCCCATCAAGCCCATGGACAAGGCCCTCTTCTGGTTGGAGTTTGTGATGCGACACAAGGGGGCGTCTCACCTCCGTACGTCGGCCAACAGGATGCCCTGGTACTCTTACCACTCTGTGGacgtgctgctactgctgctggctGCTGGGGGAGGAGTCTTGCTCTTTACTGGGCTCCTGATCAGGATCCTCTGGAGAACCTGCCGGAAGAACAGGAACAAAACCAAACAACACTGA